A part of Eubacterium sp. AB3007 genomic DNA contains:
- a CDS encoding Na+/H+ antiporter NhaC family protein produces the protein MIGFIKGVLKFVPVFLLAGLMISGQDAMIAAPLAFVCAVVVAMVVERKKWQECLDAAMGSVKNILVALFILMLAYTMANCFMGYGVGAAIVNIALMLGVTAKTVAAIGLICTGILSVATGTSWGTFAACAPIFLWLSHIVGGDPLLTVCAIAGGSCFGDNIGLISDTTIVSSGIQGVQVVDRIRHQGVWSVSCLVLAAIAFFIAGQLMGLSGHAVEHFDIYANLSQDAIDYIKEEKPVALDLLEQVDKGVALYMALPLVLVVGLAIAGVNTFACIGSGIVSSFILGKFAGTAGSFQDFLDNYMYVGIEDAGSWVIPMMMWVAAFGGVMQLMDAFQPLAKLIAKIARKVRHLLGYNAILSLLGNAALSDEMAQIVTIGPVIKQVTEDNVWCANEQAKYKLALRNATFGDAMGVFGSQLIPWHVYLGFYVGIAAAVYPVVSITQVDIIKYNFMAMIAVATLIILTFTGLDRFIPLFAMPKEPEEVQLKKNM, from the coding sequence ATGATTGGATTTATCAAGGGAGTTCTGAAGTTCGTCCCGGTGTTCCTGCTGGCCGGACTGATGATCTCCGGGCAAGATGCCATGATCGCTGCACCTCTGGCGTTCGTATGCGCCGTCGTTGTTGCGATGGTGGTTGAGAGGAAGAAATGGCAGGAGTGTCTGGACGCGGCTATGGGTTCTGTGAAAAACATCCTGGTCGCATTGTTCATCCTGATGCTGGCCTACACCATGGCCAACTGCTTCATGGGCTACGGTGTCGGAGCAGCTATCGTCAACATCGCCCTGATGCTGGGTGTCACCGCCAAGACCGTGGCGGCTATCGGTCTGATCTGCACCGGTATCCTTTCCGTAGCGACGGGTACTTCCTGGGGAACGTTCGCGGCCTGCGCGCCGATCTTCCTGTGGCTGTCCCACATCGTTGGCGGTGATCCGCTGCTGACCGTATGTGCTATCGCAGGCGGTTCCTGCTTCGGCGACAACATCGGACTGATCTCCGATACCACCATCGTATCCTCTGGTATCCAGGGAGTACAGGTCGTTGACCGAATCCGTCACCAGGGTGTCTGGTCTGTCAGCTGCCTGGTTCTGGCTGCGATCGCCTTCTTCATTGCCGGCCAGCTAATGGGACTGTCCGGACATGCAGTGGAGCATTTCGACATCTACGCCAACCTCTCCCAGGATGCCATAGATTACATCAAGGAAGAGAAGCCTGTTGCTCTGGATCTGCTGGAGCAGGTAGATAAGGGCGTGGCTCTCTACATGGCCCTGCCACTGGTTCTGGTTGTAGGCCTTGCCATCGCAGGTGTCAACACCTTCGCCTGCATCGGCTCCGGTATCGTCTCTTCCTTTATTCTGGGCAAGTTTGCCGGTACCGCAGGAAGCTTCCAGGACTTCCTTGATAACTACATGTACGTTGGTATCGAGGATGCCGGCAGCTGGGTCATCCCCATGATGATGTGGGTCGCAGCCTTCGGCGGCGTCATGCAGCTGATGGATGCCTTCCAGCCTTTGGCCAAGCTCATCGCCAAGATCGCGCGGAAGGTCCGCCACCTGCTTGGCTACAACGCCATCCTGTCCCTGCTTGGTAACGCCGCCCTCTCCGATGAGATGGCGCAGATCGTTACCATCGGACCTGTTATCAAGCAGGTCACCGAAGACAACGTCTGGTGCGCCAACGAGCAGGCTAAGTACAAGCTGGCTCTGCGTAACGCCACCTTCGGCGACGCTATGGGCGTGTTCGGTTCCCAGCTGATCCCCTGGCACGTATACCTGGGCTTCTATGTAGGAATCGCTGCTGCCGTCTACCCGGTGGTCTCCATCACACAGGTGGACATCATCAAATACAACTTCATGGCGATGATCGCAGTCGCTACGCTGATCATCCTCACCTTCACCGGTCTGGACAGATTCATCCCACTCTTCGCAATGCCGAAGGAGCCGGAAGAGGTTCAGCTGAAGAAGAACATGTAA
- a CDS encoding NADH-dependent [FeFe] hydrogenase, group A6 codes for MVNITINNMKISVQAGTTILNAAHDAGIEIPHLCYWEGLNNIGACRVCVVELVGMEKLISACNTEVAEGMEILTNSPKVRQARKTNVRLILSEHDCKCAICTRSGNCALQTIARNLGISSPKYDDIADKYNWLRDFPLRRTASKCIKCMRCIQVCDKIQDLHIWEMVGTAQRTTVGVRDGKTMDKAGCSLCGQCITHCPVGALKERNDTDFVLDALADPEKVVMVQFAPAVRVAWGEKVGLHRVEQTTGKLVAALKEIGFDYVFDTVYSADMTIMEEGSELIQRLGARDEHKWPMFTSCCPGWLRYVKAEYPEFLPNLSTAKSPQQMFGALSKTYMAEKLGIDPKNVYSVSIMPCTAKKYECDVEEVNDSGYKDVDVVITTRELDSLIMADGINVEELKEAPFDNFFGEGTGAGVIFGATGGVMEAALRSAYFLVTGENPPAEAFKNVRGMNGWKESTFNFAGRKLRVAVANGLGNTRKLLEAIKAGEVEYDFVEIMACPGGCAGGGGQPIHDGTEMAELRGSELYNIDSTKHIRFSHENPTVQLTYKEYLGAPMSHRAHELLHTEADRWSMIPKYSWSEPNH; via the coding sequence ATGGTAAACATCACCATCAACAACATGAAAATATCCGTGCAGGCCGGCACCACTATCCTGAATGCCGCCCACGATGCGGGCATCGAAATTCCCCATCTCTGCTATTGGGAGGGACTGAACAACATCGGCGCATGCCGTGTCTGCGTGGTGGAACTGGTGGGCATGGAGAAACTGATCTCCGCCTGCAACACCGAAGTAGCAGAGGGCATGGAGATCCTCACCAACAGTCCCAAGGTCCGTCAGGCTCGGAAGACCAATGTCCGTCTGATCCTGTCGGAGCATGACTGCAAGTGCGCCATCTGCACCAGGAGTGGCAACTGCGCCTTGCAGACCATCGCGCGCAACCTGGGCATCTCTTCACCCAAGTACGACGATATCGCAGACAAGTACAACTGGCTTAGGGACTTCCCTCTTCGCCGTACCGCCAGCAAGTGCATCAAGTGCATGCGCTGCATCCAGGTATGTGACAAGATCCAGGATCTGCACATCTGGGAGATGGTAGGCACAGCCCAGCGGACCACCGTTGGTGTCCGGGATGGCAAGACCATGGACAAGGCAGGCTGCTCCCTGTGCGGGCAGTGCATCACCCACTGTCCGGTGGGCGCCCTGAAGGAAAGGAACGATACAGACTTTGTGCTGGACGCTCTGGCCGATCCTGAGAAGGTGGTCATGGTGCAGTTCGCACCGGCAGTTCGTGTCGCCTGGGGCGAGAAGGTGGGCCTGCACCGGGTGGAGCAGACCACCGGCAAGCTGGTGGCTGCCCTGAAGGAAATCGGATTCGACTATGTATTCGACACCGTGTACTCCGCAGACATGACGATCATGGAGGAAGGCAGCGAGCTGATCCAGCGGCTGGGAGCCAGAGACGAGCACAAGTGGCCCATGTTCACCTCCTGCTGCCCGGGCTGGCTGCGGTACGTGAAGGCCGAGTATCCTGAATTCCTGCCCAACCTGTCCACCGCCAAGTCACCGCAGCAGATGTTTGGGGCCCTGTCCAAGACCTACATGGCGGAGAAGCTGGGAATCGATCCGAAGAACGTCTACTCCGTCTCCATCATGCCCTGCACCGCCAAGAAATACGAGTGCGACGTGGAGGAGGTCAACGACAGCGGCTACAAAGACGTAGATGTGGTCATCACCACCCGTGAACTGGACTCCCTGATCATGGCCGACGGCATCAACGTGGAAGAGCTGAAGGAAGCGCCCTTTGACAACTTCTTCGGAGAAGGCACCGGTGCCGGCGTTATCTTCGGAGCGACCGGCGGCGTCATGGAGGCAGCCTTGCGCTCCGCTTACTTCCTGGTCACCGGGGAAAACCCGCCGGCAGAGGCCTTCAAGAACGTCCGTGGCATGAACGGCTGGAAGGAATCCACCTTCAATTTCGCTGGGAGAAAACTCCGGGTCGCCGTGGCCAACGGCCTGGGCAACACCCGTAAGCTTCTTGAGGCCATCAAGGCCGGAGAGGTGGAATACGACTTTGTGGAGATCATGGCCTGTCCGGGCGGATGCGCCGGCGGCGGCGGACAGCCCATCCACGACGGCACCGAGATGGCAGAGCTGCGCGGCAGCGAGCTGTACAACATCGACAGTACCAAACACATCCGGTTCTCCCATGAGAACCCCACAGTGCAGTTGACCTACAAGGAATACCTGGGAGCACCCATGTCCCACCGTGCTCACGAACTTCTACACACAGAGGCAGACCGGTGGAGCATGATCCCCAAGTACAGCTGGTCTGAGCCGAATCACTGA
- a CDS encoding NAD(P)-binding protein has protein sequence MSRLEFKQKDQAQRQMESLYRDLERRIIASPPSQCPVDMTASFLRLCQAQSCGKCVPCRVGIEQMIIMISKILSLNTESRMKDLDLLEKTAESIKVSSDCAIGTESAEMVLKGLKSFRDDYISHIEKNRCADHLRDTRHSIPCIAKCPAEVDIPGYITLVKEGRYDDAVRLIRKDNPFPTVCALICEHPCEKHCRRNILDAPLNIRGLKMFAVDHCADTVPIPQKMDDTGKKIAIVGGGPSGLTAAYYLALMGHKPTIFEMRKQLGGMLRYGIPSYRLPRQKLEWDIDSILSAGIDVKLETNINNEASIKKLIKDYDAVYVALGAHNYKMIGIEGEESNGVYSAVDMLRAIGDNIYPDFEGKRVVVVGGGNVAMDVARTAMRLGASHVDIAYRRRKVDMSALPEEIEGAIAEGCNLLELRTPVRIESDEEGNVTAMVLQPQKVGEYDSSGRPKSFPCDKAEQVVPCDIVVAAIGQEIDSSIFEKAGVSVLWNKLNTNSSMKVIGMEGVFAGGDCVTGPSTVINAIAQGKVAAANIDNYLGYNHEVVLDIEIPDADLEDKRPCGRSELTSRYPDERNRDFDGFENGLLLEEAIQEASRCLRCDCNSLGAFRGGRQVKW, from the coding sequence GTGAGCAGATTAGAGTTTAAACAGAAGGATCAGGCCCAGCGGCAGATGGAAAGCCTCTACCGGGACCTGGAAAGACGGATCATTGCCAGTCCCCCCAGCCAGTGTCCGGTGGATATGACGGCATCCTTCCTCAGACTGTGTCAGGCGCAGTCCTGCGGCAAGTGCGTACCTTGCCGGGTGGGAATCGAGCAGATGATCATCATGATCAGCAAGATCCTGAGCCTGAACACCGAGAGCCGGATGAAGGATCTGGATCTCCTGGAGAAGACCGCGGAATCCATCAAGGTCTCCTCCGATTGTGCCATCGGCACCGAATCCGCCGAAATGGTCCTGAAGGGACTGAAGAGCTTCCGCGATGATTACATCTCCCACATCGAGAAGAACCGCTGCGCTGATCACCTGCGGGATACCCGGCACTCCATTCCGTGTATCGCCAAGTGCCCGGCAGAGGTGGACATCCCGGGTTACATCACGCTGGTCAAGGAAGGCCGATACGACGATGCAGTCCGGCTGATCCGGAAGGACAACCCCTTCCCCACCGTGTGCGCCCTGATCTGCGAGCACCCCTGCGAGAAGCACTGCCGCAGAAACATTCTGGACGCCCCGCTGAATATCCGCGGCCTGAAGATGTTCGCAGTGGATCACTGTGCCGACACCGTCCCCATCCCTCAGAAGATGGACGACACTGGCAAGAAGATCGCCATCGTAGGCGGTGGCCCCAGCGGCCTGACGGCGGCCTACTATCTGGCACTGATGGGGCACAAGCCCACCATATTCGAGATGCGCAAGCAACTGGGCGGCATGCTCCGCTACGGCATCCCCAGCTACCGCCTGCCCCGCCAGAAACTGGAATGGGACATCGATTCCATCCTATCTGCAGGCATCGACGTCAAGCTGGAGACCAATATCAACAACGAGGCCAGCATCAAGAAACTGATCAAAGACTACGACGCTGTCTACGTGGCGCTGGGTGCCCACAACTACAAGATGATCGGCATCGAGGGCGAGGAAAGCAACGGCGTCTACTCCGCCGTGGATATGCTTCGGGCCATCGGCGACAACATCTATCCTGATTTCGAAGGCAAGCGCGTGGTCGTTGTCGGCGGCGGCAACGTGGCCATGGACGTGGCCCGCACCGCCATGCGTCTGGGGGCTTCCCACGTAGACATCGCTTATCGTCGGCGGAAGGTGGACATGTCCGCCCTGCCCGAGGAGATCGAGGGTGCCATCGCAGAAGGGTGCAATCTGCTGGAACTGCGTACCCCTGTCCGCATCGAGTCCGATGAGGAAGGTAACGTTACCGCCATGGTGCTCCAGCCCCAGAAGGTCGGTGAGTACGACTCCTCTGGCCGCCCCAAGTCCTTCCCCTGCGACAAAGCCGAGCAGGTGGTTCCCTGCGACATCGTGGTGGCCGCCATTGGTCAGGAGATCGACTCCAGTATTTTCGAGAAAGCAGGCGTTTCCGTCCTGTGGAACAAGCTGAACACCAACTCTTCCATGAAGGTCATCGGTATGGAAGGTGTATTCGCCGGCGGCGACTGCGTAACGGGACCATCCACAGTCATCAACGCCATCGCCCAGGGCAAGGTAGCTGCCGCCAATATCGACAACTACCTGGGATACAATCATGAGGTCGTATTGGACATCGAGATTCCGGATGCCGATCTGGAGGACAAACGCCCCTGCGGACGTTCCGAACTCACCTCTCGTTATCCGGATGAGAGAAACCGGGACTTCGACGGATTCGAAAACGGGCTTCTTCTCGAGGAAGCCATCCAGGAAGCAAGTCGTTGCCTGCGCTGTGACTGCAACAGCCTGGGCGCATTCAGAGGAGGGAGGCAGGTCAAATGGTAA
- a CDS encoding DMT family transporter yields the protein MEKQGTSIFHNTVVVWGTAMLCCALWGSAFACVKKSYQVFDVAGGDTASQILLAGCRFLLAGLIVIAVGSMQQRHFLFPARGHLRYVATLSLFQTVGQYAFFFIALAHMSGVKASIMDGMNSFIAILIAVYVFRQEIMTRRKVVGCLLGFVGLVLVTMDGSTITWEFHLLGEGAILLSAISASTSTALIRRFTQHADPVMLSGYQFTLGGLVMILLGLVFGGHLHLLAWWGILLLVYMACISSVAYTLWGVLLKYNPVSRISIFGFTTQIFGVAISAVVLTEYEKLQPVLLLSLALVCAGIYIVNRGGEA from the coding sequence GTGGAAAAGCAGGGAACGAGTATCTTTCATAATACAGTGGTGGTGTGGGGGACCGCCATGCTTTGCTGCGCCCTGTGGGGAAGTGCCTTTGCGTGTGTCAAGAAATCCTACCAGGTGTTCGATGTGGCCGGAGGAGACACGGCGTCCCAGATCCTGCTGGCAGGCTGTCGGTTTCTGCTGGCGGGACTCATCGTCATCGCCGTGGGAAGCATGCAGCAGCGACATTTCCTGTTTCCGGCCCGAGGCCATCTGCGCTACGTGGCCACACTAAGCCTCTTTCAGACGGTGGGACAGTATGCGTTCTTTTTTATTGCGCTGGCCCACATGAGTGGCGTGAAGGCCTCCATCATGGATGGGATGAACAGTTTCATAGCGATCCTCATTGCCGTATATGTCTTCCGCCAGGAGATCATGACCCGGCGCAAGGTGGTGGGCTGCCTGCTGGGCTTTGTGGGACTGGTGCTGGTCACCATGGATGGCAGCACCATCACCTGGGAGTTCCACTTGCTGGGGGAGGGGGCCATCCTGCTCAGTGCCATCAGCGCTTCCACCTCCACCGCCCTGATCCGTCGGTTCACCCAGCATGCCGATCCGGTAATGCTCAGCGGGTATCAGTTCACCCTGGGAGGCCTGGTGATGATCCTGCTGGGGCTGGTGTTTGGAGGGCATCTGCATCTGCTGGCCTGGTGGGGGATCCTGCTGCTGGTCTATATGGCCTGCATTTCTTCGGTAGCATACACCCTGTGGGGCGTTCTCCTGAAGTACAACCCGGTGTCCAGGATCAGCATCTTCGGGTTCACCACACAGATCTTTGGGGTGGCCATCTCGGCAGTGGTCCTGACGGAATATGAGAAACTACAGCCGGTGCTGTTGCTGTCGCTGGCGCTGGTTTGCGCAGGAATTTATATTGTCAACCGAGGGGGAGAGGCGTGA
- a CDS encoding M20/M25/M40 family metallo-hydrolase: protein MNHPIDFERAAERIAQTAHQYVNVCSFTDTRQERNVEDFLLDHFSAIPYYQAHPDHYGIYRIPADPHERGVFWALCKGEGPDTVVMVHHYDTVGIEDFRDLKDYALAPDALREQLLDNIALFSGETRADIESGDYAFGRGICDMKGGGAIQYTLLEQYTELPDFQGNVIVIGVPDEENLSAGMRGAVRLLAEMKENYGLRYKLMINSEPHQRRKADTGIISLGSMGKMMAFVYVRGSLSHCGKVFEGLNPVNVLSEIVRRTELNMDLADFCQGESAMPPTWLYAKDSKDVYDVSLPLSAYGCLSVLNLTMTPPELLRHLQKICSDSFDAVLSSMNKAWRTFCAKTGRPEADLPWKNRVTGFRELCAEAEAARGETFRKALAEKKKSLRRQMRQENLSIVECDLALVDFVYDYVPDIAPRIVYGLVPPYYPCVSNLEYEKTDPQIAGLFPQLQSYAADQFGQKYDKEYFFSGLSDLSFTGLSDPAGVEKALREEMPLYGDLYDLPVDAICAIAMPCINIGPWGKDFHKLTERVYLEDLLHQTPMLVDRAVKYMLG, encoded by the coding sequence ATGAACCACCCCATCGATTTTGAACGGGCGGCCGAGCGCATCGCCCAGACGGCTCACCAGTACGTTAACGTCTGCTCCTTCACCGACACCCGGCAGGAGCGGAATGTGGAGGATTTCCTTCTGGATCATTTCTCTGCGATCCCCTACTACCAGGCCCATCCGGATCACTACGGCATCTACCGGATCCCCGCAGATCCCCATGAACGCGGGGTCTTCTGGGCTTTGTGCAAGGGAGAGGGGCCGGACACCGTGGTCATGGTTCACCACTACGACACCGTGGGGATCGAAGATTTCCGCGACCTGAAAGACTATGCCCTGGCGCCAGATGCCCTGCGGGAGCAGCTCCTGGACAACATCGCCCTGTTCTCCGGAGAGACCCGGGCGGACATCGAAAGCGGTGACTACGCTTTTGGCCGGGGGATCTGCGACATGAAAGGCGGCGGCGCCATCCAGTATACCCTGCTGGAGCAGTACACAGAACTCCCTGATTTCCAGGGGAACGTGATCGTCATCGGCGTTCCGGACGAAGAAAACCTCTCCGCTGGCATGCGGGGCGCGGTACGCCTTCTGGCTGAAATGAAGGAGAACTACGGACTGCGTTACAAGCTGATGATCAACTCCGAGCCCCACCAGCGCCGCAAGGCGGATACCGGGATCATCTCCCTTGGGTCCATGGGCAAGATGATGGCGTTCGTATACGTACGCGGGTCTCTGTCCCACTGCGGCAAGGTGTTCGAAGGCCTGAACCCCGTGAACGTCCTGTCCGAGATCGTCCGCCGCACGGAGCTGAACATGGACCTCGCCGATTTCTGCCAGGGGGAGAGCGCCATGCCCCCAACCTGGCTCTACGCCAAAGACAGCAAGGACGTCTATGACGTGTCCCTACCCCTCAGCGCCTACGGCTGTCTCAGCGTGCTGAACCTGACCATGACGCCTCCGGAACTGTTGCGACACCTTCAGAAGATCTGCAGCGATTCCTTTGATGCGGTGCTCTCCTCCATGAACAAAGCCTGGCGCACCTTCTGCGCCAAGACCGGACGGCCGGAAGCCGACCTTCCATGGAAGAACAGGGTGACCGGGTTCAGAGAGCTTTGTGCAGAGGCGGAGGCTGCTCGCGGAGAAACCTTCCGCAAGGCCCTTGCCGAAAAGAAAAAATCCCTCCGGCGGCAGATGCGTCAGGAGAACCTCTCCATCGTGGAATGCGATCTGGCGCTGGTGGATTTTGTCTATGACTATGTGCCAGATATCGCGCCCCGGATAGTCTACGGGCTGGTACCGCCCTACTATCCTTGCGTTTCGAATCTGGAATACGAGAAGACCGACCCGCAGATCGCCGGGCTGTTCCCCCAACTGCAGTCCTATGCGGCTGACCAGTTCGGCCAGAAGTACGACAAAGAGTATTTCTTCTCCGGGCTGTCAGACCTGAGCTTCACGGGCCTCAGCGACCCCGCCGGAGTGGAGAAGGCGCTGCGGGAGGAGATGCCCCTGTATGGCGACCTCTACGATCTCCCGGTAGACGCCATCTGCGCCATCGCCATGCCCTGCATCAACATCGGACCCTGGGGCAAGGACTTCCACAAGCTCACCGAGCGGGTGTATCTGGAGGACCTGCTGCACCAGACACCCATGTTGGTAGACCGAGCGGTAAAGTACATGCTGGGCTGA
- a CDS encoding SGNH/GDSL hydrolase family protein — protein MEYNILILGDSNTWGWVPGGMGARYPRDVRWAGRLAGLLGPQYHIIEEGLCYRTICAKDEVLTHISAVDYIVPCLKSHAPIDLVVVMLGTNDTRGRFSDSAYGISRDMDRLVEIIQGSGAGPGESAPKVLLLSPPHIRRELLGSYLMLEWDLDDSVVDKSEALAPLYRQVAKERGCGFLDAAEFAQASLIDCLHLPEEGHKALADAAADQIRRICK, from the coding sequence ATGGAATACAACATTCTCATATTAGGCGATTCTAACACCTGGGGCTGGGTGCCCGGCGGCATGGGAGCCAGATATCCCCGGGATGTCCGGTGGGCCGGCCGCCTGGCAGGGCTGCTGGGACCGCAGTACCACATCATCGAGGAAGGACTCTGCTACCGGACCATTTGCGCCAAGGACGAGGTCCTGACCCACATCAGCGCGGTGGACTATATCGTCCCCTGTCTGAAATCCCACGCTCCCATCGATCTGGTGGTGGTGATGCTGGGAACCAACGATACGCGGGGCAGGTTCTCCGACTCTGCCTACGGCATCTCCCGGGACATGGACCGGCTGGTGGAGATCATCCAGGGCTCTGGCGCGGGACCGGGGGAGAGCGCGCCTAAGGTTCTCCTGCTGTCGCCGCCTCACATCCGGCGGGAGCTTCTGGGAAGTTACCTGATGCTGGAATGGGATCTGGACGACAGCGTGGTGGACAAGTCCGAGGCGCTGGCGCCCCTGTACCGGCAGGTGGCGAAGGAACGGGGCTGCGGATTCCTGGATGCGGCGGAGTTCGCCCAGGCCAGCCTCATCGACTGTCTGCATCTCCCCGAGGAGGGGCACAAAGCCCTGGCCGATGCGGCAGCAGACCAGATCAGAAGGATATGTAAATAG
- a CDS encoding MATE family efflux transporter: MTLTKNNKNDINMLSGTLWDKILWFAIPLAATSILQQLFNAADVAVLGQFVGKEAMAAVGSNAPLTGLLVNLFVGLSIGSNVVIARCIGQRNQKRIQDAIHTSIAVAGISGFIVMVLGLLVCDPMLVILGVPAEIKPLAGLYLRIIMIGMPFTMLYNFLSAIFRSRGDTNTPLIVLGITGCINVVLNLVFVVGLHRSVDGVALATVIANACSAAILLYVLRSRTPDPYRVHLRKLRINGYIVKDVMRIGIPSGVQGMVFSISNLIIQSAINSLGADVMAGSSAAFYLEIFAFFILNAFSQACTTFVGQNYGAGNYARCRRAIRWCLWMNVGFTMALAIAIILFVDPLLRIFNPDPDVIAMGHIRVVALLSFEFFNCINETLSAAMRGLGYSLVPALTSLIGICGVRILWVYFVFPMRHTFPTLLICYPLSWCVTMFVMLAAYLAVSRKVLGH, from the coding sequence GTGACACTGACGAAAAACAACAAGAACGACATCAACATGCTGAGTGGGACTCTATGGGACAAGATCCTCTGGTTCGCCATTCCGCTGGCAGCGACCAGCATCCTGCAGCAACTTTTCAACGCGGCAGACGTGGCTGTTCTGGGACAGTTCGTCGGAAAGGAGGCCATGGCGGCGGTGGGAAGCAACGCCCCATTGACCGGTCTTCTGGTCAACCTGTTCGTGGGGCTTTCCATCGGGTCCAACGTGGTCATCGCCCGGTGCATCGGGCAGCGCAACCAGAAGAGGATCCAGGACGCGATCCACACCTCCATCGCCGTTGCGGGCATCAGCGGATTCATCGTCATGGTGCTGGGGCTTCTGGTCTGCGATCCCATGCTGGTGATCCTGGGCGTCCCGGCGGAAATCAAACCCCTGGCTGGCCTCTACCTGCGGATCATCATGATCGGCATGCCCTTCACCATGCTCTACAACTTCCTATCCGCCATCTTCCGTAGCCGTGGAGACACCAACACCCCGCTGATCGTGCTGGGCATCACCGGCTGCATTAACGTGGTCCTGAACCTGGTGTTCGTGGTAGGCCTCCACCGCAGCGTGGACGGCGTTGCCCTGGCCACCGTCATCGCCAACGCATGCAGCGCCGCCATCCTTCTGTACGTCCTTCGCAGCCGGACACCGGATCCCTATCGGGTACACCTGCGAAAGCTCAGAATCAACGGCTACATCGTCAAGGATGTGATGCGCATCGGCATCCCCTCCGGCGTGCAGGGGATGGTCTTCTCCATCTCCAACCTGATCATCCAGTCCGCCATCAACAGCCTGGGAGCAGACGTGATGGCAGGCTCTTCCGCCGCCTTTTACCTGGAGATATTCGCCTTCTTTATCCTGAACGCCTTCAGTCAGGCCTGCACCACCTTTGTGGGCCAGAACTACGGTGCTGGTAACTACGCCAGATGTCGCCGGGCGATCCGATGGTGCCTGTGGATGAACGTGGGCTTCACGATGGCGCTGGCCATCGCCATCATCCTGTTCGTGGATCCCCTACTGCGAATCTTCAACCCGGACCCCGATGTGATCGCCATGGGACATATCCGCGTGGTAGCACTGCTGTCCTTCGAGTTCTTCAACTGCATCAACGAGACCCTGTCTGCCGCCATGCGCGGTCTGGGCTACTCCCTGGTGCCTGCCCTGACCTCCCTCATCGGCATCTGCGGCGTACGGATCCTATGGGTGTATTTCGTGTTCCCCATGCGGCACACCTTCCCCACCCTTCTGATCTGCTATCCGTTGAGCTGGTGTGTTACCATGTTCGTCATGCTGGCGGCCTATCTTGCGGTGAGCCGAAAGGTTCTCGGCCATTGA
- a CDS encoding PucR family transcriptional regulator, with translation MRLRDIMQLPEFSGFRLLAGEGGLEAEVTATEIIDFEFAEGIEFSREEMFYGRSIGLSSLMFAREAPQMLLPAVEKLYQMGVCCLAYKPIFFRVLPEEVLSFAEEHDFPVYEITDDAFFEDIVLAVKKAVGQDMTESEIQAALEKILAKDLSAADSQRLQQRIAPQLKRYIQVACFCALEPEDGSTGAAAGAGVAAAALFDREHFVRYSRRLSLNSRYNERAALCRFRQGGFVLLSREEKEAGDLDVLLTDVCIAAGIPQKEIQVGMSRVLRLDSGFDTAVREAFWAMRVARIEKVPCKRFEDMGIYRLLAPEMSSRTLVSNVESFLAPLLEGEHGEEDRALLMETAVAYVRAYGNLNEAAEQLYCHKNTVRYRLRRIHEILAPTLSEEDFRECLNLAVLVLTLSRDSWEG, from the coding sequence ATGAGATTACGAGACATCATGCAATTGCCGGAGTTTTCCGGTTTCCGGCTGTTGGCCGGAGAGGGTGGTCTGGAGGCGGAGGTGACCGCTACGGAGATCATCGATTTTGAGTTTGCGGAGGGCATCGAGTTCAGCCGGGAGGAGATGTTTTATGGGAGGAGCATCGGGCTGTCCAGTCTGATGTTTGCAAGGGAAGCCCCTCAGATGCTTCTTCCCGCAGTGGAGAAGCTGTACCAGATGGGGGTGTGTTGTCTTGCCTACAAGCCGATCTTCTTCCGGGTCCTCCCGGAAGAGGTGCTGTCGTTTGCAGAAGAGCACGATTTCCCGGTCTACGAGATCACAGATGACGCGTTCTTTGAGGATATCGTGTTGGCGGTGAAGAAGGCGGTGGGCCAGGATATGACGGAGTCAGAGATCCAGGCAGCGCTGGAGAAGATCCTGGCAAAGGATCTGAGCGCGGCGGACAGTCAGCGCCTTCAGCAGAGGATCGCACCCCAGTTGAAGAGATACATACAGGTGGCATGCTTCTGTGCGTTGGAACCCGAGGATGGGAGCACAGGGGCGGCCGCAGGGGCGGGTGTGGCGGCTGCCGCGCTGTTCGATCGGGAGCATTTCGTCAGGTACAGCAGGCGTCTTTCCCTGAACAGCCGGTACAATGAGCGGGCGGCTTTGTGCAGGTTCCGGCAGGGAGGCTTTGTGCTCCTGTCCCGAGAAGAGAAGGAGGCGGGGGATCTGGACGTGCTCCTGACGGATGTGTGCATCGCCGCTGGGATCCCACAGAAGGAGATCCAGGTGGGCATGAGCCGGGTGCTTCGGCTGGACAGCGGGTTCGACACCGCGGTCCGGGAGGCTTTCTGGGCTATGCGGGTAGCCAGGATCGAGAAGGTTCCCTGCAAGCGTTTTGAGGATATGGGGATATACCGGCTGCTGGCGCCGGAGATGAGTTCCCGGACGCTGGTCAGCAATGTGGAATCCTTTCTGGCCCCTCTGCTGGAGGGAGAGCACGGAGAGGAAGATCGGGCGCTGCTGATGGAAACGGCGGTGGCCTATGTCCGCGCCTACGGCAATCTGAACGAGGCGGCGGAGCAGCTATACTGCCACAAGAACACCGTGCGCTACAGGCTGCGCAGGATCCACGAGATCCTGGCGCCGACCTTGTCCGAGGAGGATTTTCGGGAGTGTCTGAATCTGGCTGTGCTGGTGTTGACGCTGAGCCGGGACAGCTGGGAAGGATGA